DNA sequence from the Gouania willdenowi chromosome 21, fGouWil2.1, whole genome shotgun sequence genome:
TCAATTCACTGTTGTATAAATCACTTTACTTATAAACTACATTTTCAAAGGGGAGCACAAAAACATGAATGGTTTTATGATCTGTGATAAGCACCCTGGAAAGGATGTGCATAATGCTAATCCCAGAGAGCcaactgattgacagattgaAAACATGTAACACCAACATTTAGGTGTGAATAAggttttaatgataataataaaaaaagataatccGAAAAGACAGAAATGGCATTACGACATGTCTTAGACAAGAGTCGGGATGATTTACTTAATGATGAGAACAAGGATGGCTTATTAACAGTCATAAGGTTAATCTGAGCTCAGCctcatgttattgtttatattaCAGCTCCAGGAAATATCTTATGATAGGATGAGTCATTAAAGCTCCAGATCTGTggtatttatttctattgttagAAGTATAAGCCTCACTAAAACAACAAAGGGATAAAGTGATATACTCTTAAACAAGCAGCAGTCATCATTCTCGTCTGTGTAGTTCTTTAAACAGCAAGCCGCGGTTCACAAAAGAAAATATCACCAAGTTGCAAAAACATGTAGAACCAACTTATTACGTTACTTAAAGTTGTGTTACCTGATTTAAATATGAAACCATTGTACATATTGtcctttttaaagaaagttCCTTAAAATTGAGTAAATGTAGTTCTTTTCTCAAGAACTTCAAGATAGTCAGGATCAATGTGAAGTTTTGCTTTTAGTTCCCAGTATTCGCTCCTGTTGGGCTCCACATAAACAGTACTTGGTGCCGTGCAGTAAAGTATTGTCTGTTGTAGTCTTTCTGGTGGCACATACTGTTGCCCCGCAGCAAAGTCTGAGGAGTAACGGTTTGATAGATGTCCCTTATGCCTGCATGGTAAAGTACTGCTGTGGCGCTTGTGCTTGTCAGGCTCAAGCACATCTCTGTAGTTGCACGGATCATCTCGATGAGGGGTGGAGGACTTGTTAAGAGGCTCTGGAGTAGTGGCACTATATTCTGAGCTTATTACATTACTGCCTGCCTCTTCATCCGAGTTGCCCAGGAAAGTGCCACTCAGCTCATCAAAGTCTCTAAATCCATCCATTGGGGTGTGCGTTGTAGTTTTGCATGTGGATTCTGTAGGAGGTGGGACGTATTCATACACATGACCAGCAGATGTCTTTACTTTGGGGATTGATCCCTTTTTGTAAAGGCCATATTCCATGTTCAGTGAGCTGATGCAAGCATTCATAGAGTTATTGTGTTCCTTTTGGCTCTTTTGTTGTCTCTTCTTCATTGCTACAAACATTCCTGCAGCCACAAAGACAGAGGCAATGAACATGAGGAGAAGAGCAAGGATCATTACAGACAAAGGGATGGTACTATATTGAGTGTCAGAGTCAAGGGATGTTTCTATGGTGATAGTGCTGCCAGGGAAATACTCTTCAGAGGGTGGTATCATGGAGGCAAGGATATCAGAGTTATTAGGGCAGAAATTACTTGTCCTAATGTATCTCATATCCTCCCCTGCGAGTCTCTTAGGAGATCCACAGATGACATTGTTTACAACCGTGCCCATGCTAAGCTGCTCGAGCCACAACTTCAGTTCCAGTATGCTGCAAGAGCAGTCCCAGGGATTCTCAAACAAATCGACTTGTACTAGTACTGTAAGCTGATCTAGAACACCACTTGCTGGCAGATATCTCAGATGGTTGTTGCGAAGATTTAGTCTGGCTAATGTCAAACCATTAAATGTACCTGCTGGTAACGTTTTTAACAGATTGTTGTTCAGGAAAAGTAGCTGAAGCTTGGGTACATGCTGGAAGGTATCTGAATTAACCTCCTTAATCACATTGTATTCTAAATATAAAAACTGTAGACTCTCTAATCCATAAAACATATCACCTGTAAGACGGTCTATCAAATTCCCATTAAGGTATAACCTTCGTAAGTGGGTCAAATCGGCAAAAGATCTGTCATGTACATGAgctattttattattaccaaGATGAAGCAGATCTAATCCAGTTGCATCATTAAAATCTGATCTACGCACAATAGAAATGTAATTCCCCGTGAGATACATCTTTTTAGGATTGTATGGTTTGGGATTTAGGTCAGAAATTTGTTCGACTTTTCTTTCCTGACAGTTCACATTTAGGCCTAGGTCTGAAATCTGAAGATTGCAGGTGCACGCAGTTGGACAATCTAAAGGCACAGGAGATTTAGTTTGATAGGATATGATTTGGCCATAGTTTTGGGGTTTGTTGGATGGGCTTCGAGCTGTTGGTCTTGACTTTAATTTTGCAGACAGCCGGGGTCCCTTGGTAGGTCTTGATGAAGATCGTGCAATTCCAGATGAGGTGAGAGAAGCTGTAACTATGCCTGACGTGGTCCTATAGTATGCATCGGTGCTCAAATGTGGAAGTGGTGGCATCTCATATTCAGCAATTGCTCTCCTCGGGCACAACTCTTGTTTCAAAACCTCATCAAGATCTCTGCCGTGAAGTCGAAAAGGGAACTCACACACAACATCACCGACCAGAGCTGTGTATGATATGCTCTCGAGCCAGGTTTTAAGAGCGATCAACTCACAGGAGCAGTTCCATGGGTTCTCCTCGAGCTGTAACTCCACAACAAGGTTCATGTGCTCCAGCAAACCTGCGTAGGGAAGAACTTTGAGCTGATTTCCCCGTAAGTCTAGATGAGTCAACGGTACATGTTGGAAAACGTTAACAGGCAGAGAAGATATTAAATTGTCATTTAGTATTAACACCTCCAGTTGATGAAGTCTGCTGAAGGCGTTTGGCACCACTTGAGTGATATAATTAGAATCAACCTGCAGGTATTCCAAACTGTCAAGGCCAAAGAAAAACTCCTCCTTCAAAGCATcaattttgttattattgagaTGTAGTCGTTTTAATACCTGTAGTCCATTAAAAGATCCCGCTTCAATATCAGATATTTCATTATTCCCAAGATGCAATATTGTTAGTCCTTTGTAGTCAACAAAATCATTGGTGGACAGTTTCTTCAAATGATTCCCTGTGAGCAGCAGATGATACTGGGAGAAGTGTACTGGGCCGACATCTGAAAGACTGGCAATCCCTCTGTTTTCACAGCTCACTGTAAGCACGCCTTCTCTTTCCTCACAGCCACACAGTTCTTGGCATATTTCACCATAATGGCCAAACATCTCCACAGTGCACACAGATGTTGCACTTAACACAACATATGAAATCCAAAGATGCATTTTCCTGCCACAGGATGCAAGCTCACAGTATCCTCATTGTCATCTAGAAATAAAAGACACACATGGtgaggtaaaaaaataactgtcaGGCTGCAGTGAAAGCAACTTCAGTGCAAGTAGCATGAGTCAAAGCTGCATTTGTTATTACCCAGAGGTAACTTCTGTCTGTGAATTAAAATGGTCCAAACAAAGCCGGATACAATGCAACTCCATCAAGCTATGTATACCAGCAAGGTCAAAGAAAGACATGtacaaacccccccccccccccccccccccccccccccccccccccataaaACAAAGAAACGTCTAAATCTGCTGTGATGGAAAGCAAGTCTTTACTTGGgagcaaaaataaatcaaagagtGACCTagatataattaatataaatgaaagTACAATCACAGGAGGTTTAGCCTAAAATCATCCAGCAGAGTTTCTATCTAACACTTGGTATGAATACATACCTCACACACATTGAAGAATAGGTTGGCTGTGGGGTATTTCAGAGCATCTTTTTGAAATCCTAATCCAGAATAGGAGGCAGGACCAATTGCGCCGGAGCGGATTTGTTGTCAGTGATGCACAGAGGAGGATGAAAGAATTGCTGATCATCCATAACTGCCAACTGCTTCTCTCTAAACACGCTGTGCAGGAGGAGACACGGCTCTGCCACTGAACAAAGTTGCTTACTACCAGTctctatttctctctctctcccactccctctctcttttttttctctctctcccagAATGCTCCCCACGCACTCAGCCCCACGACGTGGTCGCGAGGATGTCAAGTCATTTCATGCACACAGAATCCGCTCACTGGAGCATCACTCCAAGATACACCCTACCCACCATCCAACCCCCACAAAGATGTTGACCTACCTACAGCAAAGATGTCCCCAAAATATCAATAATTCACCAGATCAGCCGTGCCTCTGCATCTGGTAAACAGCAGATCATGTTATTCATCCTGGAAAGAAAACCTTTGGCAGTTTGTTTCTCTGGGTGACGAGAGTGCTGTTATAGAGCTATCGCTGTATCTTTTACTGCCACCTTGCAGGAATGGTATGCATCTTTCAAGCATCAGTCTGGCAGATTTTTTTCTCACTCTCTCGCTGCTATATTTGTCCTTCTGACAGTGGGTAAGGTGTAAGAGCGGTAGTGATTAGACACCTTTCCAAGCCTCTCTCTGCTGTCTGACTCAGGTCAGGGGTTGATGGATTTAAGGGGTTTTCTTTGGTTTAACAGGGAAAATCAGTAGACAGTGAACACTTTAATTACTTTTGTTTCTTCTAAttgctttattgatcccagtAAAGTCCTTAAATGTTACAATTTCTCACACGTTACTACAAAGAGATAAAATGCTCAGAGATTTGGTGCTATTGTCCATTAGGATTCAGGTTTCCTACTGAACAAATCGGCACCCAGTCAGAATAGAAATGATTCTGGCACCATATCTAACTTTATAGCAAGGAACCTCTAATGTATGAACTTGGacagcataaaaaaaaacaaacactgacacaGTTACAAGGTTGGACAGCAAAAACCCCAGTGGTCCATAGAGAGAACAGTCTGTCTTCTCGCAGTTTTCTCACCTGTTTAGGTCAGAAATCTATTTTTACTCAGCTCTGTTGTTCTACAGGATGACATCAGCACTGCCAAGAAAGCTCAGGTGAATACAGGAGGCAGGTCTTTAATGTCAATTTTTGTTTGAATCAAGGGGCCCGCCATGGTGTGGTGGTTAGCACATCCGCCTTAAAGGAGATCATGGATTCAGCACCTGGGGTAAAAaattgggtcctttctgtgtggcgtGTTCTCCCTGTGAttgtagggatgtcccaatacaactttttgacttctgatatgataccgatattgcagccttgcgtatcggtcgataccaatattgatccaatacgatatcagcacgaatcatacagtacatactttattacttattttgtagtgtggaatgttagaacaggcttgatcaagtgatgttactctaACAgtgaacaatagtcagcaacagtaggttactttgttggataGAAGTGCTTGAACGGAaaattttatcggagagcttatatcggtgattttagatgcagtccgataaaatccaatatttgctttctggctgatattggaccaatatccgatatcaatatcagatcggggACACCTCTATGTGATTGCATGGGTTTTTCACGGGTATTCCGATTTCCTCCCACCATCCTATAACTTGACTGTGAATGaattaggttgattggagtttcTAAATTGCCTGTACgcgtgagtgtgagtggttgtctgtctgtctgtgtgtgcacgTTGCCCTGTGATTACACTGGCGCCCTGCCCAGGGTGTACCCACGGCCTTGTGCCCAGTGACAGTAgggataggcaccagcagacccccgtgacacTGAAAACGAGtaagaaaatagatggatgaagGATACtggaatcaataataaaaaacaactgttCTCAGACTTTGTGGATAAACTGCAGAAGAAATAGCAAAAGAAGAGGCTTTACGTCAACGCAATGTGAGAAATTTAGTTTCACGTGTCACGTTGAATGTGTTCAAATTTCCgtgttatgttttattcatttctacacgttttaaactaaaaaaaaaaagaagtgtgatgatgtgttttattaatTATAAGTTATACGTCGTCCAACTTACTGCTTAACATGCCAGAATCAGTGCAACACACAGACCAACACAGCTTGAATGTGAGCAGTATGCTAATGATGGTGAACAGCTACAGAATGAtaaccagtgtttctcacacacactgtgaggaggttttgtgtccagacacgtaattattcatttataactgaaatagtctttgcatacacattatttacagttaaaaagcaGTTAGCTAGAGTATGTTCATTAAATTCCTGGAAAGGACTAAAGTtgctaaaaaacaacacataaacTGTGTGTAACAGAGTGAGGACAACCAACCAGTATGAAAGTGACCTTTTacattaagagaaaaaaaatgatttttgtcaTCCAGACTGACAAATGATGGCGAAAACAACAGATTTGGGTCACTTCACAGTGTGAATGTAGCCTTTGTGACATTAACTGTGTCTCTTTTTTTCCTTGAACATTCTCAGGTTGTGCCAAGAAAGCAGTGATTCAGGCAAAAGTCCAGAGCCATCCATGAAATAATTCActtcagtgtgtgtatgtgtgtggtgtgtggacATCACAACACATTATTCCATAATGCATGAAACAGCAGAATTTCTCTATAGTGGAATGTGTATTGATCGACAGCAGAAAGCTTGGAAACTTGTAAAAGGCAGAaatattttgtctgtttgtttctAAACTAAATGGCAAACTATGAATCACGTAGCGTGACTCACTGTGCCcactgagtgtttttttcacctCCATGAAAACGGGAATGAAATATCACAGAATTCGAATTAGGTGCACCCATCTGTTAGttagttcattttttgtttatcaTATGTAGCATCTGATCTGGTGGCACATCCTGCTTACAGAATGTCACATCGGTTTAGTGAAAAAGCTGAAAGGTAAAGAAGCTGACCTGTCATGACTCTCTCAACTTGATGTGGCACTGCTCAAGCGGAAACATGTCAAGTATCATTTCATACTGCTGTGTCCTCATGGAGCCATATCCATCATCGTCTCCATTTGGCTCTGGCTCACATGGGAGAATAGCAGGCACATCAGGGACACTGCCTGTGGCTCATGTTAAAGAGTTGGAAAGCTGCATGCAATTTATTTGTGATTCTGCTTTAACTGCCTTTAGAGACTTCCTCCTCGTATTGGGTTGGGCACACTAAAGCCATTATTATACCACTCTCTCAAAAAAGAAATTAGCATTTGGGTTTGTTTTACTGTGAAAAACAAAAGGTAAATTCCCCTGCATCAAATACATGTTCAAATTtgcaacgtgtgtgtgtattttccaTTTTCATATCAGACTTCTGATGCAGATCTAGCTTAGTGACATTTGGATTCCCATCATAGCTACAATATGCTGCGTGAACATGAGGCTCACACTGGCGATGCATGATATGAGGCTCATTTAGTATCTCCCCAAGTCTTCCATGACACTGAGCATAATCTTCACCAACtgggagtaaaaaaaaagaaaaaagaaagcagtCTCTtctcacacatacagtacgtgCACGCATGCtggcacacacgcacacatttgCACAAAAAGCCATCAGCATGGCAAATGAGTGCAAGAAAAGCATGATGATGACTAACAATTATGTGCTCCAAGGTCAGAAATACACGAAGGGAGTTGGAAAAATGCCAGAAATGGATGCTGGCAGAAGAGGATTTGATGTATATTCTTTACAGACAACACATCACACTTTGTTATCGGTGTCCAGAAGGAGTGGATAAGTCCAGTCTACATCCCAGTAAACACTTCTGCTGTTGTTCTGCAGAGAGCTGACAAGGGCTCTCAGTTGTTCAGCAAACAAGCATAATATATTCAGTTGTGGTTGGGATTGAAATGTCAGCactttttgttctatttttgtttattgcaCTTTAAAAGTATTGTCAGTAAAGCTGTGCGTAATAAAACTCTGCACTGGATCATTTCAATTGAAGGACATAGTGTGCCCTGGGTCGTCTCTCTGAATGTTCACACACTACCACCCCTGACATCCGAAGGCAAATCTCTTGAGCACAGTTGACCTTAACAATCCTgatctttgtattattttatagcCCACAGTCCATGATGAATATGCAAAtgttctttaattttttattcaggtGCAATAGTTACCCAACATGGTAATTTCTCACACATTATTGTAAAAGCTGAGTTGTACAGtggcaattttttattttttatgcaaGACATACAATTAGCCAATACAGAAGATTTGGATGTTGTAGAGTTAATTGTGACTTTTTTCATTGTCTGTTTACTTGAAAGAGTGCAATTAACTGTGATCAAACTGGACGTGTGGTGGCCTGTTGGGGGGGATTTGGAGAAACCCCCTCCTTACCAGTTGGTAGGGAGAGAtgctttgctttctttttaaggTGGAACAGTTGTTGGAGAATTGGAGAGGGCGAATGAGGGTTAGGTCCATATACACTTGATTAGGCCATGATAATGTTGTGTCGATAGGGAAAGGTTTCTGTATGATTTTAACTGTGTTTAGGTTACTTtaagatattgtttattataaaataacacaaataatgttcaaaaaaaaaaaaaaaaaaaaaaaaaaaaactcttccctcTTCCAGAAGGCGTTTTAAAATACTTCACACTACAAACTAGCAAATACAGCCTAAGAGatccatttatgtttttttttttttttttttcaaaagcaaGATTAGTAGTTAAACgaagatgtacagtatgtctgtTCTTGGGATTAATTTGTGGAATTCTGTtgattaagaaataaaaatgagtgacacattatttaatttcaaaaacaaaatgtcacaatatattttagagggttatgtgaagcagtagattaatgtttgtgttttttgacattagttaaatgttgtatataaaagaaggtacatgtgtatatatgtattatatattttgcattatttgaaaaaaggctactcaaatgtaattgttaaatgCTTGCATTTCTCTTGTATGTAACTTACTTGAatattatttacagtatgttgggcatataagcaatttgcctgtttcagtcttgttatagatatttttaaattgtgatttatgttcaAATATTTTGTTAGATTGAAACAAAGTCTTACAATACATGTCAAGCCAATCTTAAGTTTGTACTGTTCCTGACTTGAGAAGAACTCCTCTTTTCTGGATGGTGTTTCCTGGTTTTAACTCAAAGAACCAGACCTTCAACgagttctttctttttatttaaagtattgACTGTAGGTTGGTACATCAGCTTAGGTGAAAAAACctcaaaactaaaatacacagtaCAACAACAATTAGACAACTATTCATTCAATGAAATCAAATTTAGCAAAGTACTTCATTTAGTTGTTaaagttttaaatcagtacaATTTTTTCTAAACAAGGTTTTCCACTTAAATCtcaattatattaaattattggttttttaacttgtattttaacaaccaaattttaaagtatttaacatttatgtctGGTATTTATTTGCCCAGttttaacaaagaaacaaatcaaatatttataatcatcattatttttaaccacgtcatttaacaaaatcagattgTTTAAGTAAGTTAACTTAATACTTTAACTCAGGTATTTTTACACTGTTTTAAACCACagcatttttaaacaatgtaaatcatttttaaactacTTATGTGACCAACTACTTTAACCATTTTATCATAGCGTATTTGTGTTTCACATCAACCATTAATCTAGTTTTAACTATGCAGTTAACATGGCACTGGATATAAGCATAATCAACCTTTAAATCAAACAAGTATCAACCTCAATATACATTACTTGCATTGGCTGTTGAACATAAAACAATTTACAAACTTTACAAACAAGAAATGTGTTCAACTTAATTTCCAATGCTAAACAATGTGTAAGTTCAAGTCTCATGATTGCTTTAGAATGAATTGTCCAAGTAACAGAAGTTTTTTTTATGAGCCTGTGGTTATTTAGAGGCGCTAACCAGCTCTCCATCCAATCATGAAAAGAGTCTTTGCTCACAAAAGTTCAGTCCCAGCTGAGGGTACAGAACAAATTCTTCTTCTAAGCATGCACTACCATTGCCTCAGTTCCCCACAGTGGCTGgtttgtgtgattaaaagaatcaggtgttcacactcacaagtgggaggggcttccaccTGGCTCCTCCCCTGCTTAGCAGGAGCTTGAGAGGCAGCTCACAGTTAGTTTTAACAGAACACCTCCCGAGCCCAAGCCCCCCCGACAAGGTACAATGTTGCCCACCAACACTCAAATACAATACACAAATTGCATGTCATTGTTCTTTTGAACCATTTACTGTAAATTAGTATGTTTTTGTCACAATTTACTACTTCTATTACTAGtcgtatttttgttattgtatttacACACACCATTTTCTCTATTTTGAATACAATAAACATGATACTTTGATATATGTGAACATTTTCTAAAAATGCTTTTACTCATTCTCAATCAAACAAAGGTAGTGTACAAAGTTGGAATtgttaataatgtatttatagaATAATAAACATCACTATCTATAACtctgaaaaaaattcaattcaatgaaattcttgatatttatttttatatttttttaggaGAGAGAAAAATGATGGATAGAACATGTTAAAGCATCAACATGTTAACAAAGATGGAGAAAGTGCTCAGTGCCAGAGTGCTGACCACTGCTCTTTATGAATCCCAACATCTTCACTGGTCTACTTTTCTGTGGAAGGGTGAAGGGGACACCTATTGTGTTTCTTCTTGGGGACCTTCAACCAGCGCCATTTCCATCTAAATCTCTTTTTAGGAGTTGTCTTCTCCTGAGTGGTGGCTTGTGTGCTCTCTAATGCTTCCTGAGTTTCAGTGAGGGAGGCCATCACTGTGGACACAGTCATCTTGTTGGTGGACTGCTCCAGTTTTCTCTCCGCTTCATCCAGGGCAGTCTGCAGTTgtattatttgttgtttcaaCGTGCTCTCATTTTGGCAGTGAGCTTCCTCCATCTTTTCGATGACGGCCCCCATTTCTGAAATTGTCTTTCGATGTTCATCTAAGAGACAATCcttctgttttatttcatcattttggTTTTGAAGGATACGGTTGGTTTCCTTTTCCCTTTTCTCCACCTTTGTTCGCTCTTCTTCCATCTGGTTTCTATG
Encoded proteins:
- the slitrk5b gene encoding SLIT and NTRK-like protein 5, whose amino-acid sequence is MHLWISYVVLSATSVCTVEMFGHYGEICQELCGCEEREGVLTVSCENRGIASLSDVGPVHFSQYHLLLTGNHLKKLSTNDFVDYKGLTILHLGNNEISDIEAGSFNGLQVLKRLHLNNNKIDALKEEFFFGLDSLEYLQVDSNYITQVVPNAFSRLHQLEVLILNDNLISSLPVNVFQHVPLTHLDLRGNQLKVLPYAGLLEHMNLVVELQLEENPWNCSCELIALKTWLESISYTALVGDVVCEFPFRLHGRDLDEVLKQELCPRRAIAEYEMPPLPHLSTDAYYRTTSGIVTASLTSSGIARSSSRPTKGPRLSAKLKSRPTARSPSNKPQNYGQIISYQTKSPVPLDCPTACTCNLQISDLGLNVNCQERKVEQISDLNPKPYNPKKMYLTGNYISIVRRSDFNDATGLDLLHLGNNKIAHVHDRSFADLTHLRRLYLNGNLIDRLTGDMFYGLESLQFLYLEYNVIKEVNSDTFQHVPKLQLLFLNNNLLKTLPAGTFNGLTLARLNLRNNHLRYLPASGVLDQLTVLVQVDLFENPWDCSCSILELKLWLEQLSMGTVVNNVICGSPKRLAGEDMRYIRTSNFCPNNSDILASMIPPSEEYFPGSTITIETSLDSDTQYSTIPLSVMILALLLMFIASVFVAAGMFVAMKKRQQKSQKEHNNSMNACISSLNMEYGLYKKGSIPKVKTSAGHVYEYVPPPTESTCKTTTHTPMDGFRDFDELSGTFLGNSDEEAGSNVISSEYSATTPEPLNKSSTPHRDDPCNYRDVLEPDKHKRHSSTLPCRHKGHLSNRYSSDFAAGQQYVPPERLQQTILYCTAPSTVYVEPNRSEYWELKAKLHIDPDYLEVLEKRTTFTQF